A genomic stretch from Penicillium digitatum chromosome 4, complete sequence includes:
- a CDS encoding Vacuolar protein sorting-associated protein 51 — MAPEAPDPQSLKSWNDAFQYPIPTVRRVEQELRRDIASNKEKLRALVGVRYRDLIGTAETIVAMNRDIQDVESILTDVGHQCNPRLIERKHIHVRQIKAGDAEKDAKKHAFGAQLSLLHRCTSSISRLLRRRSSFLLVAKILVVSRSLHNTISKHESLPPFLDDLWKQVASLRQTLLKRINKRLASASATEETIIESLAAYCLVESPSSDDAIRHFYRVRLDLIVSQLDTSRENIPRALQLFVRTIQTSKVLRSHRFSDVLLKLKARPLLADPEIQSIDGLEVEFLGRWVAPDVKNFTPWIKLSELNRTQGVESIKEWSLEAFKKFSEGCQKSLAHSTDFSELLSLRAETVELWLSSWGSTIMHGSVNVLENLRNIFNDHLARILNLQAQSLGEVGTQVLSIISDWENTNHKPVGSLWDADLSTAEYMNGAQAFKQTVADRLLGRDEDVSTVLANYQAWLASIQKFNESIDSLRRTRWSDILVGAEVDDEDVDISPRLNEDDPRHLSDSLHSAVRDAFTSLQTSFSNAFKSLNPSHSSEKATFLLRLIRLVRRDMPAGFISGEFVFSSETVPDLQKLLAREVVAKAGSLSLIPSPKSNPQTGKIKIVPGRSLWEGKPAIPVQPSASSFKLLRQLTSSMDTCGLDLWDPSTVHALKQELKTKLEAAISSALDDLDSENVLSKADKPTTSGDKEKEDNSTEKLETQSPDPDQAEGLRDLKVQLFFDSLYLSQMLGEQNKLAGVVERAQRCSGASAETVGAIKKLATEYWTRTELLFGLLAKF, encoded by the exons ATGGCTCCTGAGGCCCCTGATCCTCAAAGCCTGAAGTCATGGAATGATGCATTCCAATACCCGATTCCCACGGTCCGCCGTGTGGAACAGGAGCTGCGCCGGGACATCGCGAGCAATAAGGAGAAACTCCGAGCTCTCGTGGG GGTGCGATATCGTGACTTAATTGGAACTGCTGAGACAATTGTGGCCATGAACCGAGACATTCAAGACGTGGAATCCATTCTGACCGATGTTGGACACCAGTGCAATCCTCGACTTATCGAAAGGAAGCACATTCACGTCCGGCAAATCAAGGCTGGCGATGCTGAGAAAG ACGCAAAGAAGCACGCATTCGGAGCACAGCTTTCTCTCCTTCACCGCTGTACATCCTCTATCAGCCGGCTTTTGCGACGTCGCAGTTCGTTCCTGTTGGTTGCGAAGATTCTAGTTGTTTCCAGGTCACTCCACAACACAATATCGAAACATGAATCACTCCCTCCATTCCTTGATGATCTCTGGAAGCAGGTAGCATCCCTCCGACAAACACTTCTCAAACGAATTAATAAACGCCTTGCCTCTGCAAGCGCTACAGAAGAAACTATCATTGAATCGTTGGCCGCCTATTGCCTCGTAGAAAGCCCTTCTTCCGATGATGCGATTCGTCATTTTTACCGAGTGCGCCTGGACCTCATTGTTAGCCAGCTAGATACATCTCGTGAGAATATTCCCAGAGCTCTTCAGCTGTTTGTTCGGACAATTCAGACCTCAAAGGTTTTGCGATCCCATCGATTCTCAGATGTGCTCTTGAAACTTAAAGCTCGACCCCTCCTCGCCGACCCAGAGATTCAGAGCATAGATGGACTGGAGGTGGAATTTCTTGGTCGCTGGGTGGCTCCAGATGTGAAAAATTTCACCCCCTGGATTAAGCTCAGCGAATTAAACAGAACCCAGGGTGTGGAATCGATCAAGGAATGGTCACTCGAGGCCTTTAAGAAATTCTCCGAAGGCTGCCAAAAGAGCCTGGCCCACAGCACCGATTTCTCCGAGCTCCTCTCTCTCCGTGCAGAGACTGTGGAATTGTGGCTATCATCATGGGGCTCAACCATCATGCACGGCTCAGTAAATGTCCTCGAAAATCTCCGAAATATCTTCAATGACCACCTTGCCAGAATCCTGAATCTGCAAGCACAAAGCCTAGGCGAAGTCGGCACTCAAGTTTTATCGATAATATCAGACTGGGAGAACACCAATCACAAACCCGTCGGATCTCTCTGGGATGCCGATCTCAGTACCGCAGAATACATGAATGGCGCGCAGGCATTCAAACAAACCGTCGCAGATAGATTATTGGGTCGTGACGAAGACGTCTCTACCGTTCTTGCAAATTATCAGGCATGGCTCGCATCAATCCAAAAATTCAACGAATCCATCGACTCTCTACGCCGCACAAGATGGTCCGACATTCTGGTCGGGGCTGAAgtcgatgatgaagatgtggACATCTCACCTCGACTCAACGAAGATGACCCCCGACATCTATCCGATTCTCTTCATTCTGCCGTTCGCGACGCATTTACCAGTCTCCAGACTTCATTCAGCAACGCTTTCAAGTCGCTCAACCCCTCGCATTCAAGCGAAAAAGCTACTTTCCTACTGAGACTTATACGACTCGTCCGGCGAGATATGCCCGCCGGCTTCATATCTGGAGAATTTGTCTTCTCGAGCGAAACAGTTCCTGATCTACAGAAGTTGCTTGCAAGAGAGGTAGTCGCCAAGGCTGGCTCGCTGAGCTTGATTCCGTCCCCGAAGAGCAACCCCCAGACAGGTAAGATCAAGATCGTACCCGGCCGATCGCTCTGGGAAGGCAAGCCTGCCATACCGGTTCAGCCTTCGGCTTCGAGCTTCAAGCTCCTCCGTCAGCTTACCTCCTCGATGGATACCTGCGGATTGGATCTGTGGGATCCGTCCACGGTGCATGCATTGAAGCAAGAATTGAAAACGAAGCTTGAGGCAGCTATCTCATCTGCTTTGGATGATCTCGACAGCGAAAATGTTCTCAGCAAGGCTGACAAGCCCACTACCAGCGGAGATaaggaaaaggaagataATTCCACGGAGAAATTGGAGACCCAAAGCCCGGATCCAGATCAAGCCGAGGGCCTGCGCGACTTGAAGGTTCAGCTCTTCTTCGACTCTCTGTACCTGTCTCAGATGCTCGGCGAGCAAAATAAGCTGGCTGGTGTTGTCGAGCGTGCTCAGAGGTGTTCCGGTGCCAGTGCAGAGACTGTTGGGGCTATCAAGAAGCTTGCAACTGAGTACTGGACTCGGACGGAGCTGCTGTTTGGTCTCTTGGCAAAATTCTGA
- a CDS encoding Peroxisomal D3,D2-enoyl-CoA isomerase: MTNENLITLTYQDRVAIVTLNQPDKLNALNADLYYLLAERLREINSREDIFITVLTGTGRFFSAGADITSVRPGSHDLGSKVHRELLKGFVANNVYVTRTFYNHSKILVAALNGPAVGLSAALVAHADFIYAAPHTFILAPFSSLGLVAEGGASRAFVERLGIAKANEALIMSKRITCDELVSTGFVNKVITPESGKKEDSDGFLKKVLEELRDHLGEHLNQTSMLKIKELVRRPERELLDRQNGIEAFEGLERFLKGIPQEEFRKLASGEKRHKL, translated from the exons ATGACAAATGAGAATCTCATTACCCTTACCTACCAAGATCGCGTAGCGATCGTTACACTCAACCAGCCTGACAAGCTAAATGCTCTCAATGCCGACCTATACTATCTTCTAGCCGAGCGTTTACGTGAAATTAACTCGAGAGAGGACATATTCATCACAGTGTTGACTGGAACAGGTCGTTTCTTCTCTGC CGGAGCCGACATAACAAGCGTACGTCCTGGCAGCCACGATCTGGGCTCAAAAGTCCACCGCGAGCTCCTGAAAGGGTTTGTAGCTAATAATGTTTACGTTACACGCACCTTctacaaccactccaagATCCTTGTTGCCGCCTTGAACGGGCCCGCTGTCGGTCTTTCAGCAGCGCTGGTTGCCCACGCTGACTTCATCTATGCTGCCCCGCACACTTTCATCCTGGCTCCCTTCTCCTCGCTCGGCCTCGTCGCCGAAGGCGGCGCAAGCCGTGCCTTCGTCGAGCGTCTTGGCATCGCCAAAGCGAACGAGGCGCTCATCATGAGCAAGCGAATTACCTGTGACGAGCTCGTTTCGACTGGCTTTGTAAATAAGGTTATTACGCCAGAGTCCGGGAAGAAGGAGGACTCCGATGGGTTCTTGAAGAAGGTGCTTGAGGAGCTTCGTGATCATCTTGGTGAGCACTTGAACCAGACTAGTATGTTGAAGATCAAGGAGCTAGTAAGACGGCCTGAGAGGGAACTTCTAGATCGCCAGAATGgcattgaggcatttgagGGCCTTGAGCGCTTTTTAAAGGGAATTCCGCAAGAAGAGTTCCGGAAATTGGCATCTGGTGAGAAGCGACATAAACTTTGA
- a CDS encoding CTP synthase has translation MKYVVVSGGVISGIGKGVIASSTGLLLKTQGARVTSIKIDPYMNVDAGTMAPTEHGEVFVLNDGGEADLDLGNYERYLGVTLGRDNNITTGKVYKHVIEKERRGDYLGRTVQIVPHLTDAIQEWIERVARTPADDTNEEPDVCVIELGGTLGDIESAPFVEALRQLRRRAGKNNFVQIHVSLVPVIHDELKTKPTQQAIRDARSAGLSPDLIACRCERPLDKATTDKIAMFCQVETEQVIGVHNVSSTYHVPLLLEQQGFLGVLGDLLNMKNLEITQTQLLKGQSTWKQWKTLTTAQEHTFETVNIALVGKYVTLHDSYLSVIKSLEHAAMASRRKLNIIWVDASHLETEWEEANSKEYHKAWYDVHTAHGILVPGGFGTRGTNGMIRAAHHARTKNKPYLGICLGMQIAVIEYARNVCGLEGANSVELDERTTHPIVVYMPEIDQVNLGGTMRLGSRPTLFQENSEWSKLRSLYGLDRTSIDERHRHRYEVNPQYIDQLQAAGLHFIGKDDKGERMEIVELKDHPWFVGVQFHPEYISRVLAPSKPFLGFLSAAAGCFDQVKALSQAKETDLANGVSNIVL, from the exons GTGTTATCAGTGGCATCGGGAAGGGTGTAATTG CCTCGAGTACCGGATTGCTGCTGAAGACTCAGGGTGCCCGAGTCACCTCCATCAAGATCGACCCTTATATGAACGTCGATGCGGGAACAATGGCTCCTACCGA GCACGGAGAGGTTTTCGTGTTGAACGACGGTGGTGAAGCGGATCTTGATCTCGGAAACTATGAGCG CTACCTTGGAGTTACCCTTGGAAGGGATAACAACATCACAACCGGAAAGGTCTACAAGCATGTGATCGAGAAGGAGCGCCGCGGCGATTACCTTGGACGCACGGTGCAAATTGTGCCCCACTTGACAGACGCTATCCAGGAATGGATCGAGCGTGTGGCTAGAACCCCCGCCGACGACACCAACGAGGAGCCGGATGTTTGTGTTATCGAGCTTGGTGGCACACTTGGTGACATTGAAAGTGCTCCTTTCGTTGAGGCTCTGCGTCAGCTGCGTCGTCGGGCTGGCAAAAACAATTTCGTCCAGATC CACGTTTCGCTGGTTCCCGTAATTCACGATGAATTAAAGACTAAGCCTACCCAGCAGGCTATCCGGGACGCTCGCTCAGCTGGATTGAGCCCGGATCTCATTGCCTGCCGTTGTGAGAGACCCCTTGACAAGGCCACCACTGATAAGATTGCCATGTTCTGCCAGGTTGAGACCGAGCAGGTGATTGGCGTGCATAATGTCAGCTCTACCTACCATGTCCCTCTACTTCTTGAGCAGCAAGGTTTCCTTGGTGTTCTTGGCGACCTTCTCAACATGAAGAATCTTGAGATCACTCAGACTCAGTTGCTTAAGGGTCAGTCCACTTGGAAACAGTGGAAGACTCTTACGACTGCGCAGGAGCACACATTTGAAACTGTCAACATTGCTCTGGTTGGCAAGTATGTCACTCTCCACGACTCTTACTTGTCTGTCATCAAGTCCCTGGAGCACGCAGCCATGGCTTCTCGCCGAAAGCTTAACATCATTTGGGTCGATGCCTCGCATCTTGAAACCGAGTGGGAGGAGGCCAATTCCAAGGAGTACCACAAGGCCTGGTACGATGTCCACACCGCCCATGGAATTTTGGTTCCAGGAGGCTTCGGCACCAGAGGCACCAACGGTATGATTCGTgctgcccaccacgcccgTACCAAGAACAAGCCTTACCTTGGTATCTGCTTGGGCATGCAGATTGCCGTGATTGAATACGCTCGTAATGTATGTGGCCTCGAGGGTGCCAACTCGGTTGAACTTGATGAGCGTACTACCCATCCCATTGTGGTGTACATGCCTGAGATCGACCAAGTGAACCTTGGCGGTACTATGCGTCTTGGTTCCCGTCCTACTCTCTTCCAGGAGAATTCCGAATGGTCTAAGCTCCGTTCTCTCTACGGATTGGACCGCACTTCTATCGATGAGCGCCACCGCCACCGCTATGAAGTTAACCCCCAGTATATTGATCAGCTACAGGCTGCCGGTCTCCACTTCATTGGCAAGGATGACAAGGGTGAGCGCATGGAGATCGTCGAGCTGAAGGACCACCCCTGGTTCGTGGGTGTTCAGTTCCACCCCGAGTACATTTCTCGTGTGTTGGCACCTAGCAAACCATTCCTCGGATTCCTTTCTGCTGCAGCCGGCTGTTTCGATCAGGTTAAGGCTTTGTCTCAGGCCAAGGAGACAGATTTAGCTAACGGCGTTAGCAACATTGTTCTCTAA
- a CDS encoding Peptide chain release factor class I/class II, giving the protein MFSHLNWRASSRTLAAPARLFSQTPIVPAKPLPPRLKINDADISISYLKGTGPGGQKINKTNSAVQIIHKPSGVVIKCQATRSQSQNAKIARSLLADRVEAREKGDNSRIAIKAAAAKKKKASKLKKTRRKYRELGEGAKKGEIVGEKEEEDEIEIIWDDDVKEGENKEATSEVGDESRSPGEFGKSV; this is encoded by the exons ATGTTCTCTCACCTAAACTGGCGGGCATCGTCCCGAACACTAGCAGCCCCTGCTCGACTCTTCAGTCAAACCCCCATCGTCCCCGCAAAACCCCTTCCCCCACGCCTCAAGATCAATGATGCCGACATATCAATATCTTACCTAAAAGGCACCGGGCCTGGCGGACAAAAGATT AATAAAACCAACTCAGCCGTCCAAATCATTCACAAGCCCAGCGGGGTGGTAATCAAATGCCAGGCAACGCGCTCCCAATCGCAGAATGCGAAGATTGCGCGCTCGCTACTTGCTGATAGAGTCGAAGCGCGGGAGAAGGGGGATAATAGTCGGATTGCGATTAAGGCTGCGgcggcgaagaagaagaaggctaGCAAGTTGAAAAAGACGAGGAGGAAGTATCGTGAGCTTGGAGAGGGGGCAAAGAAGGGAGAAATTGTTggggagaaggaagaagaagatgagattGAGATAATATGGGATGATGATGTAAAGGAGGGAGAGAATAAGGAGGCTACATCGGAGGTTGGAGATGAGTCCAGGTCCCCTGGGGAGTTCGGAAAGAGTGTTTGA
- a CDS encoding Putative Mitochondrial cytochrome c oxidase assembly factor, whose product MSSQILRKLQGGNLEVFKFGMYVLFPIGWMYYFGTNLDNRFSTKGFWPTAEQSHKIPLDKEEIDQELTRMRMVDAMKREQRQAAETQAQIQATPSQQ is encoded by the exons ATGTCGTCGCAAATCTTGCGCAAGTTGCAGGGAGGCAACCTCGAGGTCTTCAAG TTTGGCATGTACGTCCTCTTCCCCATCGGCTGGATGTACTATTTCGGTACCAACCTCGACAACCGCTTCTCCACAAAGGGATTCTGGCCCACTGCCGAGCAATCGCACAAGATCCCGTTGGATAAGGAGGAGATTGACCAGGAATTGACACGTATGCGCATGGTGGATGCCATGAAGCGGGAGCAGAGACAAGCGGCGGAGACACAGGCACAGATCCAAGCCACGCCGAGTCAGCAATGA
- a CDS encoding Small subunit of serine palmitoyltransferase-like produces MDFIVWVVSSILRWMRLKVYQYEVTFSLYMLTPIEKLIFNTLLLGLVTMIAMGTYIYLPDHLRAIYGRLYYYWAGERLFNSVFGENGVATQIGDMVYETAKNAAATTTKRIAEL; encoded by the exons ATGGACTTCATTGTCTGGGTCGTGTCTAGCATCCTCCGCTGGATGCGATTGAAGGTCTACCAGTATGAGGTGACCTTCTCCCTATATATGCTTACGCCGATTGAGAAGCTCATCTTCA ACACGCTGCTCCTTGGTCTTGTCACCATGATCGCTATGGGCACTTACATTTACCTCCCCGACCACCTCCGCGCCATCTACGGCCGCCTCTACTACTACTGGGCCGGTGAGCGCTTGTTCAACTCGGTCTTTGGCGAAAATGGCGTTGCCACACAAATTGGGGACATGGTGTACGAGACGGCAAAGAATGCCGCTGCCACCACGACCAAGCGCATTGCTGAACTGTGA
- a CDS encoding Cell cycle control protein Cdc123 gives MPKIQSDATTAEMPSNNIPDRLPFPPTTYSHILHCSYHDWHPRYRTLAPKSRVIPLTAPFVEYLRADGIVLPPEAVAPTDDDNLDTFSDSGEEEADPSTEWQEIHTQIKNTISDLGGIVTPKLNWSAPKDATFMAATNDTQCRSPNDIYLLLKSSDFITHDLDHPFDDCVPDATSDEPTPSTVDSSLPDVPYSLVLRKYVNFNPSLEFRCFVRNRVLLCLTQRDQNHFDFLFPMRDLLRSRIQSFFDEKLKNTFPESNFVFDVYIPAPHQRVWLIDINPWAQRTDPLLYSWLEILQMKDPIGVQEEEDDVADGFVRISLQDGKIVTSGTAEDLEKEDDSGSSDSEEEHQGAEGDDEQAPFLPEFRLIKKDDPEAYAFSSTQYSAHKVPRELVDASLEGPGGMSEFMGQWQDILKKQEQEDRTAGSDSE, from the exons ATGCCAAAGATTCAATCAGACGCTACTACGGCAGAAATGCCATCCAACAATATCCCAGATCGTCTCCCATTTCCGCCAACCACCTACTCACACATCTTGCACTGCTCCTATCATGACTGGCATCCGCG GTACCGCACACTTGCTCCCAAGTCGCGCGTCATTCCATTGACCGCTCCTTTCGTTGAATACCTCCGCGCCGACGGCATTGTGCTTCCACCAGAGGCCGTTGCCCCAACCGACGACGATAACCTGGACACATTCTCTGATTCGGGCGAAGAGGAGGCCGATCCATCTACGGAGTGGCAGGAGATCCATACTCAAATCAAGAATACCATCTCGGATCTCGGCGGCATTGTCACACCGAAATTAAACTGGAGTGCTCCCAAAGATGCAACATTCATGGCTGCCACAAACGACACCCAATGTCGTTCTCCGAATGACATCTACTTGCTCCTGAAAAGCAGCGACTTCATCACCCATGATCTAGATCATCCCTTCGACGACTGTGTACCGGATGCAACTAGTGACGAACCCACGCCATCCACCGTTGACTCATCGCTGCCGGATGTGCCATATTCTCTGGTTCTCCGCAAATACGTCAACTTCAACCCTTCGCTCGAATTCCGTTGCTTTGTGCGCAACCGCGTCTTGCTATGCCTGACCCAGCGCGATCAAAATCACTTCGACTTCCTCTTCCCTATGCGCGATTTGCTCCGATCTCGGATCCAGTCATTTTTTGATGAGAAGCTCAAGAACACCTTCCCCGAATCCAACTTTGTATTCGACGTCTATATCCCCGCACCACACCAGCGTGTCTGGTTGATTGATATCAACCCGTGGGCGCAACGGACCGACCCATTGCTGTACAGTTGGTTGGAGATTCTCCAGATGAAGGATCCGATTGGTGTgcaagaggaagaagatgatgtggCGGATGGGTTTGTAAGAATTTCACTTCAAGATGGTAAAATCGTCACTTCTGGCACGGCGGAAGACcttgaaaaagaagatgattCGGGTTCTTCCGATTCGGAGGAAGAACATCAAGGCGCCGAAGGAGATGACGAACAGGCTCCCTTCCTCCCAGAATTCCGTCTCATCAAGAAGGATGATCCGGAAGCATACGCATTCAGCTCCACTCAGTATTCGGCTCACAAGGTGCCACGGGAGCTGGTCGATGCTTCGCTTGAGGGGCCTGGCGGCATGAGTGAATTCATGGGCCAGTGGCAAGACATCTTGAAGAAGCAGGAGCAAGAGGATCGGACTGCTGGCAGTGACTCTGAATAA
- a CDS encoding Chromosome segregation protein Cse1, putative, translated as MAEGLGALLEASLDPRQNKAAEITLRQEEQKPGFSLQLLHITASETTPYNTRLASALCFKNFIKRNWTDEDGNYKLQQDEVTTLKRELISLMISVPSGIQSQLGEAVSVIADSDFWERWDTLVDDLVSKLSPGNPTVNIGVLQVAHSIFKRWRPLFQSDALYTEINHVLGKFGTPFLALFEALDSYLEQNKTNKENLAQGFTQLNLMVKLFYDLSSHDLPPMFEDNISGITTIFLKYLTYDNQLLHTDDETEAGLLEYVRAGIFEALTLYVQKYMDVFQPHVGQFIGSSWNFLTTIGQETKYDILVSRALHFLTSVAGMPEHAASFQAEETLGQIVEKVILPNVSLRESDEELFEDEPIEFIRRDLEGSDSETRRRAATDFLRKLAEKFEEPVTQVVLKYTQHYLAEYSKDSSNWKAKDTATYLYSAIAAKGTATSSHGVTATNQLISITDYFQQNLAADLINEDGVHPILKVDAIKYLYTFRSIITKEQWQQVLPVLVKHLASSNFVVYTYAAIALERVLFLTDSQGQAVIPSTEITPLAKDLLEHIFQLIQSDPAPEKVQENEFLMRCVMRVLVVIKEGVVPFTDVVLQRFINITNIISANPSNPRFYYFHFEALGAFIRFAAPANPDKLEQALYAPFAAILQNDVQEFMPYVFQLFAALLEANPSGTLPTYYQELIGPILMPVMWESKGNIPALVRLLSSIIPRGSQFIIEHNQIEPILGIFQKLVSTKANESFGFDLLETVVANFPPTALENYFVMIMQIILQRLQNSKTENLTLRFVRFFHFISAQDNKGYSADFVIQVTDKVQEGLFTPIYVNVILPETQKLARPLDRKTAIVSFTKTLASSEAFATRYSQKGWGFTCTALLKLLELPPLPASRDDIINDADIEDMSFGVGFTPLNTIRAQQKDPWPETGADLKAWVGSYLKEADKKQNGRISQFAQERLDDQSKTVLGSYIS; from the exons ATGGCGGAGGGTCTTGGAGCTCTGTTAGAGGCAAGCTTGGACCCCAGGCAAAACAAGGCTG CCGAGATCACTCTTCGTCAGGAAGAACAGAAACCCGGTTTCTCGCTACAGCTTCTGCACATCACCGCATCAGAGACTACACCTTACAACACACGTCTTGCTAGTGCTCTGTGCTTCAAGAACTTCATCAAGCGCAACTGGACGGACGAAGATGGAAATTACAAGCTGCAACAGGATGAAGTCACAACTCTCAAGCGCGAGCTGATCTCCTTGATGATCTCGGTTCCATCAGGAATTCAAAGCCAGTTGGGTGAGGCCGTTAGCGTTATCGCCGACAGTGACTTCTGGGAGCGGTGGGATACACTAGTTGAT gACCTCGTCTCAAAGCTGTCACCGGGCAACCCCACCGTCAACATTGGTGTGTTGCAAGTTGCGCACTCAATTTTCAAGAGATGGAGACCTTTGTTCCAGTCCGATGCGCTCTATACTGAGATCAACCACGTTCTCGGCAAGTTCGGCACTCCATTCCTGGCCCTGTTTGAG GCACTGGACAGCTATCTTGAGCAAAACAAGACAAACAAAGAGAATTTGGCCCAAGGGTTCACTCAGCTCAACCTGATGGTGAAGCTGTTCTACGACCTCTCCTCCCACGATCTCCCTCCCATGTTCGAAGACAATATCTCCGGAATCACAACAATCTTTCTCAAATACTTGACCTATGATAACCAATTACTCCACACCGACGATGAGACGGAGGCTGGTCTGTTGGAATATGTTCGCGCCGGAATCTTTGAGGCTTTGACTCTCTACGTGCAGAAGTACATGGATGTGTTCCAGCCTCACGTTGGACAGTTCATTGGAAGCTCATGGAACTTCCTCACAACCATCGGCCAGGAGACCAAGTATGATATTTTGGTCAGCCGAGCACTCCACTTCTTGACATCCGTCGCGGGCATGCCCGAGCATGCCGCTTCTTTCCAAGCCGAAGAAACCTTGGGTCAGATTGTTGAAAAGGTCATTTTGCCGAATGTGAGCCTACGCGAGTCAGACGAAGAGCTCTTCGAGGATGAGCCAATTGAGTTCATTCGACGGGACCTGGAAGGGTCTGACAGCGAGACCAGACGCCGAGCTGCCACTGATTTCCTCCGCAAACTTGCAGAGAAATTCGAAGAGCCAGTAACCCAGGTTGTCCTCAAGTACACTCAGCACTATCTGGCTGAGTATTCCAAGGACTCGTCTAACTGGAAGGCCAAGGACACAGCGACGTACCTTTACTCCGCTATCGCCGCCAAGGGCACTGCAACCTCCTCGCACGGTGTTACTGCCACCAACCAGTTGATCAGCATCACGGACTACTTCCAGCAAAACCTCGCCGCGGATCTGATCAATGAGGATGGCGTTCACCCTATCCTGAAGGTCGACGCTATCAAGTATTTGTACACTTTCCGCAGCATCATCACCAAGGAGCAGTGGCAGCAGGTTCTCCCTGTGCTGGTGAAGCACTTGGCTTCGTCGAATTTTGTCGTCTACACCTACGCTGCCATTGCCTTGGAGCGAGTTCTTTTCCTCACCGACAGCCAAGGACAAGCGGTCATCCCATCAACTGAAATCACACCGCTTGCTAAGGATCTTCTCGAGCACATCTTCCAGCTGATCCAGAGTGACCCAGCACCTGAAAAGGTGCAAGAGAATGAGTTTTTGATGCGTTGCGTGATGCGTGTTTTGGTTGTTATCAAGGAGGGTGTGGTGCCTTTCACCGATGTCGTGCTCCAGCGCTTCATTAATATTACCAATATCATCAGCGCGAATCCAAGTAACCCCCGATTCTATTACTTCCACTTTGAAGCCCTGGGTGCCTTCATCCG ATTTGCTGCACCCGCTAATCCCGACAAGCTCGAGCAGGCTCTTTATGCGCCCTTCGCAGCTATTCTCCAGAATGATGTGCAGG AATTCATGCCCTACGTTTTCCAGCTTTTCGCGGCGTTGCTCGAGGCCAACCCATCCGGCACCCTTCCCACCTACTACCAGGAGCTTATTGGCCCTATCTTGATGCCCGTTATGTGGGAATCGAAGGGAAACATTCCTGCCTTAGTTCGGCTGCTTTCCTCGATCATTCCTCGTGGTTCGCAGTTCATCATTGAACACAACCAGATCGAGCCCATCCTTGGTATCTTCCAGAAACTAGTTTCTACCAAGGCCAATGAGAGCTTTGGCTTTGATCTCCTGGAGACGGTTGTTGCCAACTTCCCACC AACTGCCCTTGAGAATTACTTTGTCATGATTATGCAGATCATTCTACAACGTCTGCAGAACTCCAAGACAGAGAATTTGACTCTTCGCTTTGTCCGCTTCTTCCATTTCATCTCGGCACAGGACAACAAGGGCTATAGCGCGGACTTTGTCATCCAGGTCACCGACAAGGTGCAGGAGGG ACTTTTCACCCCTATCTATGTTAATGTCATCCTGCCTGAAACTCAGAAGCTTGCTCGGCCCTTGGATCGGAAGACAGCTATCGTCTCCTTTACCAAGACCCTTGCCAGCTCGGAGGCCTTTGCCACTCGTTACAGCCAGAAGGGATGGGGCTTCACCTGCACTGCCTTGCTGAAGCTCCTTGAGCTTCCCCCGCTGCCCGCAAGCAGGGATGATATCATTAATGATGCAGATATCGAAGACATGTCCTTTGGTGTTGGGTTTACCCCTCTGAACACCATCCGTGCCCAGCAGAAGGACCCGTGGCCCGAGACTGGTGCCGACCTCAAGGCTTGGGTGGGCTCATACCTGAAGGAAGCCGACAAGAAGCAGAATGGCCGTATTTCACAATTCGCCCAGGAGCGCCTTGACGACCAGTCGAAGACTGTGCTGGGAAGTTACATTTCTTAG